One Gloeothece verrucosa PCC 7822 DNA window includes the following coding sequences:
- a CDS encoding class I fructose-bisphosphate aldolase — translation MTATLSSPLSLASWLGDEAESLLTYEAKVPKSLLHLPGADFIERVFAHSDRNPQVLRSLQQLYSTGRLANTGYLSILPVDQGIEHSAAASFAPNPIYFDPENIVKLALEGGCNAVATTLGVLGLVSRKYAHRIPFIVKLNHNELLTFPNGSDQIMFASVEQAWNLGAVAVGATIYFGSSESDRQIQEVSQAFAHAHELGMVTILWCYLRNNAFKQDKDYHLAADLTGQANHIGVTIEADIIKQKLPENNRGYEAVANATGEKYGKTDERVYTQLSSDHPIDLTRYQVLNCYCGRAGLINSGGASGKNDFAEAVRTAVINKRAGGCGLISGRKAFQRPLEEGIKLFHAIQDVYLSSEVTIA, via the coding sequence ATGACAGCCACTTTATCTAGTCCCCTCTCCCTCGCCTCTTGGTTAGGTGACGAAGCAGAAAGTTTACTGACTTATGAGGCAAAAGTTCCTAAAAGCTTACTGCATTTACCCGGAGCGGATTTTATCGAGAGAGTTTTCGCCCACAGTGATCGCAATCCTCAAGTGCTGCGTAGTCTCCAACAATTGTACTCTACAGGAAGATTAGCCAATACCGGATATTTATCGATTTTACCAGTGGATCAAGGAATCGAACATTCGGCGGCGGCTTCTTTTGCCCCTAACCCCATCTATTTTGACCCAGAAAATATTGTTAAGCTTGCCTTAGAAGGAGGATGTAATGCTGTTGCCACCACTTTAGGGGTTTTGGGCCTAGTATCTCGTAAATATGCCCATCGAATCCCTTTTATTGTTAAGCTTAATCACAATGAACTGCTCACTTTTCCTAATGGTTCAGACCAGATTATGTTTGCTAGTGTAGAGCAAGCCTGGAATTTAGGGGCTGTGGCAGTAGGTGCAACTATTTATTTTGGCTCAAGCGAGTCGGATCGTCAAATTCAAGAAGTAAGTCAAGCGTTTGCTCATGCTCATGAATTGGGAATGGTGACGATTTTATGGTGTTATTTACGCAATAATGCTTTTAAACAAGATAAAGATTATCATTTGGCGGCTGATTTAACCGGACAAGCTAATCATATCGGAGTCACCATAGAGGCAGATATCATTAAACAAAAACTGCCAGAAAATAACCGAGGTTATGAAGCGGTTGCTAATGCTACCGGTGAAAAATATGGAAAAACTGATGAAAGAGTTTATACTCAGTTAAGCTCAGATCACCCGATTGATTTGACTCGTTATCAAGTGCTTAATTGTTATTGTGGCCGGGCCGGTTTGATTAATTCTGGTGGCGCTTCGGGAAAAAATGATTTTGCTGAAGCAGTGCGTACTGCGGTGATTAATAAACGGGCTGGCGGCTGCGGACTGATTTCCGGACGCAAAGCTTTTCAACGTCCGTTAGAAGAAGGAATTAAATTATTTCATGCTATTCAAGATGTTTATCTTTCTTCTGAAGTGACTATTGCTTAA
- a CDS encoding site-2 protease family protein has product MEIWLLLIIIGFITYYLLQRHVAKITQTPIWLIWLVMMIFPIIWGIWWQVYGEDKPIPPLLLFGPFILCPLLYSWLIQIGRPKTGANETNTEITPNNEPTPPPANTPTVRPITVDEEKELRDCFPWGVYYLQQIDYRPQAILCRGKLRAVPEVAYKTIKENVEKVFDDRFIVLFQESLQGQPFFALVANPWSKTNQPLDSQPLNRPLFALSLLLITLFTTTVIGTEISGVTPQQLEANHSLILQGLPYSLGLITILGIHEFSHYLAAVYYKIKATLPYFIPIPFFLGTFGAFIQMKSPVPHRRALFDVAIAGPLGGFLVTLPLLLWGLTLSQTAQINPENTSLLNFKALDPRFSLLFAVLSKIALGNQLSEGVAIALHPLAVAGYIGLIVTALNLMPVGQLDGGHIVHAMFGQKTGIIIGQLTRLLVFVLAMIKSEFLLWAIILLFMPLVDNPALNDVTELDNKRDFLGLFSLALLISILLPVPAAIAQWLSL; this is encoded by the coding sequence ATGGAAATTTGGTTGCTTCTAATTATAATCGGTTTTATTACTTACTATCTCTTGCAGCGTCATGTTGCCAAAATTACCCAAACTCCTATTTGGCTGATTTGGCTAGTCATGATGATTTTTCCGATTATTTGGGGGATTTGGTGGCAAGTCTATGGAGAAGATAAACCCATTCCTCCTTTGCTGTTATTTGGCCCATTTATCCTTTGTCCTTTATTGTATAGCTGGTTAATCCAGATCGGACGACCTAAAACAGGAGCCAACGAAACAAACACAGAAATCACCCCAAATAATGAACCCACGCCGCCGCCAGCTAACACCCCGACAGTTCGTCCAATAACAGTTGATGAAGAAAAAGAACTTAGAGATTGTTTTCCCTGGGGAGTTTATTATTTACAACAAATAGACTATCGTCCTCAAGCGATTCTCTGTCGCGGCAAATTAAGAGCGGTACCTGAAGTCGCCTATAAAACCATTAAGGAAAATGTAGAAAAAGTTTTTGATGATCGCTTTATTGTTCTGTTTCAAGAAAGTTTACAAGGGCAACCCTTTTTTGCTTTAGTGGCTAATCCTTGGTCAAAAACGAACCAGCCGCTAGACAGTCAACCCCTCAACCGTCCTCTTTTTGCCCTATCATTGCTTTTAATTACTCTGTTTACGACGACAGTCATCGGGACAGAAATTAGTGGGGTCACTCCTCAACAATTAGAGGCTAATCATAGCTTAATTTTGCAAGGGCTGCCTTATAGTTTAGGGCTGATTACTATTTTAGGAATTCATGAATTTAGCCATTATCTAGCGGCTGTTTATTACAAAATCAAGGCCACTCTACCCTATTTTATTCCTATTCCTTTTTTCTTAGGCACTTTTGGCGCATTTATTCAAATGAAATCGCCGGTTCCCCATCGTAGAGCGTTGTTTGATGTAGCTATTGCAGGTCCTTTAGGAGGGTTTCTGGTCACTTTGCCGCTACTGCTGTGGGGACTCACCCTATCTCAAACCGCTCAGATTAACCCAGAAAATACCAGTTTATTGAATTTTAAAGCCCTTGATCCCAGATTTTCCTTGCTCTTTGCTGTGCTGAGTAAAATCGCTTTAGGAAATCAATTGAGCGAAGGGGTAGCCATTGCGCTCCATCCTTTAGCGGTAGCTGGATATATCGGTTTAATCGTTACTGCTCTGAATTTAATGCCTGTTGGACAACTAGATGGGGGTCATATTGTTCATGCTATGTTTGGTCAGAAAACCGGCATTATTATTGGTCAATTAACACGCCTTTTGGTGTTTGTTTTGGCCATGATTAAAAGTGAGTTTTTGCTCTGGGCAATTATTTTATTATTCATGCCATTAGTGGATAATCCCGCCCTAAATGATGTGACAGAATTAGATAATAAACGAGATTTTTTAGGGTTGTTTTCTTTGGCTTTATTAATTAGCATTCTCTTGCCAGTACCCGCAGCAATTGCTCAATGGTTAAGTCTTTAA
- a CDS encoding DNA adenine methylase — protein MRTNKLVKPFLKWAGGKRQLIAEISKYIAKFRENTTYYEPFVGGGALLFHLQPKKAVINDSNSELINCYEVIRDSVEELIEDLRQHKNEPDYYYAIRAWDRSPDYKEKPPIQRASRIIFLNKTCYNGLFRVNSQGQFNVPFGRYKKPNILDDGVLRAIHKYLNENQVEILNQDFQEAVTTAQKGDFIYFDPPYDPVSDTASFTGYDVNGFDKNEQERLKSTVDDLTRRGCKVLLSNADTPFIRNLYKDYNRVTVAASRAINSNGLKRGKISEVLVMNYSAAQNEDKLEKLHTEPIFRVSVAKS, from the coding sequence ATGAGAACCAACAAATTAGTCAAACCTTTTTTGAAGTGGGCCGGAGGAAAAAGACAATTAATTGCTGAAATTAGCAAATATATAGCAAAATTTAGAGAAAATACCACCTATTATGAACCTTTTGTAGGAGGAGGCGCTCTTTTATTTCATCTACAGCCCAAGAAAGCGGTTATTAATGATAGTAATTCGGAATTAATTAACTGCTATGAAGTGATTAGAGATTCTGTAGAGGAATTAATTGAAGATTTAAGGCAACATAAAAATGAACCAGACTATTATTATGCTATCCGAGCATGGGATAGATCCCCTGATTATAAAGAAAAACCTCCCATCCAACGGGCATCAAGAATTATTTTTCTCAATAAAACTTGTTATAATGGACTATTTAGAGTTAATTCTCAAGGACAGTTTAATGTTCCTTTTGGAAGATATAAAAAACCTAATATTTTAGATGATGGGGTACTGAGAGCTATTCATAAGTATTTGAATGAAAATCAAGTAGAGATTCTTAATCAAGATTTTCAAGAAGCAGTTACAACCGCTCAAAAAGGAGATTTTATCTATTTTGATCCCCCTTATGATCCTGTTTCGGATACGGCTTCTTTTACTGGATATGATGTCAATGGTTTTGATAAAAATGAGCAAGAGCGGCTTAAGTCAACAGTTGATGACTTAACTCGACGAGGATGTAAAGTCTTGTTAAGCAATGCGGATACGCCTTTTATTAGAAATTTATACAAAGATTATAATAGAGTTACTGTAGCGGCTTCTAGAGCTATTAATTCTAATGGGCTAAAACGGGGGAAAATTTCTGAAGTTTTAGTCATGAATTACAGTGCCGCTCAAAACGAGGACAAATTAGAAAAACTCCACACTGAACCTATATTTAGAGTCAGTGTGGCAAAATCTTAA
- the aroB gene encoding 3-dehydroquinate synthase, which translates to MYTRIPVKLPQDSYDIVICSAAPHARASLSQLADQISPLNLGKKVLLVSNPQIYEYYGESVVNCLMAAGFVVTTHLIPEGEIHKTLDSITQIYDAALENYLERSSTMIALGGGVIGDMTGFAAATWLRGIPFIQIPTSLLAMVDAAIGGKTGVNHPKGKNLIGAFHQPRLVLIDPTVLKTLPVREFRAGMAEVIKYGVIWDQALFNHLEAAERLDNFSEINQELLQTIVTRSCQAKADVVSKDEKESGLRAILNYGHTIGHAIESLTGYSQILHGEGVAMGMVAAGRIAVKLNMWSEQAALRQDALIKKAGLPTEIPAGVDAEAIIQTLQTDKKVKAGKVRFIFPQEIGTVTITDQVTSDLIREVLAEVTCQA; encoded by the coding sequence ATGTATACCCGTATACCTGTCAAGTTACCCCAAGATTCTTATGATATTGTGATCTGCTCCGCAGCACCTCACGCACGAGCTAGTTTATCCCAACTCGCTGATCAGATCTCTCCTCTTAATTTAGGCAAAAAAGTTTTGCTAGTCTCTAATCCCCAAATTTATGAGTATTATGGGGAGAGCGTCGTTAACTGTTTAATGGCGGCAGGATTTGTGGTGACTACTCATCTTATTCCTGAAGGAGAAATTCATAAAACTTTAGATTCTATTACTCAAATTTATGATGCGGCACTAGAAAATTATTTAGAGCGTTCCTCCACAATGATCGCTTTAGGAGGAGGAGTCATTGGCGATATGACCGGGTTTGCTGCCGCCACCTGGTTAAGAGGAATTCCTTTTATACAAATTCCTACCTCTCTTTTAGCGATGGTAGATGCTGCTATAGGTGGCAAAACCGGCGTTAATCATCCTAAAGGAAAAAACCTCATCGGTGCTTTTCATCAACCCCGTTTAGTTTTGATCGATCCTACCGTTTTAAAAACTCTCCCAGTGCGAGAATTTCGCGCCGGAATGGCAGAAGTGATTAAGTATGGTGTGATCTGGGACCAAGCGTTATTTAATCACTTAGAAGCCGCAGAAAGATTAGATAATTTTTCTGAGATTAATCAGGAGTTATTACAAACTATTGTTACGCGCTCTTGCCAAGCTAAAGCTGATGTGGTAAGCAAAGATGAAAAAGAGTCCGGATTACGAGCTATTTTAAATTATGGTCATACTATTGGGCACGCCATCGAAAGTTTAACCGGATATAGCCAAATCCTACACGGGGAAGGCGTAGCGATGGGAATGGTGGCTGCCGGCAGAATCGCCGTTAAACTCAATATGTGGAGTGAACAAGCCGCTTTGCGTCAAGATGCTTTAATTAAAAAGGCAGGACTGCCTACAGAAATTCCGGCGGGTGTGGATGCTGAAGCAATTATTCAAACCCTACAAACTGATAAAAAAGTCAAGGCGGGTAAAGTTCGCTTTATTTTTCCTCAAGAAATTGGCACAGTTACCATTACTGATCAGGTTACATCGGACCTGATTCGGGAAGTTTTGGCCGAGGTGACTTGTCAAGCTTAA
- a CDS encoding DMT family transporter, which yields MPKNQVFSPPKISQVTQGLICLIFALISVSSASILIRLSQQEISFTATIFYRLFLTALVLGIWKTIKAQKPLLSQLSNLSRENLKVIGLLTAAAICVTTDLTICSWCLTQTSVANVTILGNMSPLFTTFGLWLLWRKPCDRRMLIGIIIAIGGAAAIVLDDFSLASHKLSGDLASLGSAIAFAVYLIIIERLQNQFNTSSIVLYTCGLGSIFLLPIALLNQETIIPDSWHGWLSVIALALICQIIGQSLLVSSLNSLSSELVAVSLLLEPILAGLGAWIFFAESLSLSNWAGCVIVLLGLYLAISSPSALKKELSFEVD from the coding sequence ATGCCCAAAAACCAAGTATTTTCCCCTCCCAAAATTTCTCAAGTTACACAAGGACTAATTTGCCTAATTTTTGCTTTAATTTCTGTCTCTTCAGCGTCAATTTTAATCCGATTGAGTCAACAGGAAATAAGTTTTACAGCGACCATATTTTATCGCTTATTTTTGACAGCTTTAGTATTAGGAATCTGGAAAACAATCAAAGCTCAAAAACCGCTTTTGAGTCAACTCTCTAATTTATCTCGAGAAAATTTAAAAGTAATAGGCCTATTAACCGCCGCCGCCATTTGTGTCACCACTGACTTAACCATTTGCTCTTGGTGCTTGACTCAGACGAGCGTAGCGAATGTGACAATTCTGGGTAATATGTCACCTTTATTTACGACTTTTGGCTTGTGGTTATTGTGGCGAAAACCCTGTGATCGCCGAATGTTAATAGGTATTATTATTGCCATTGGGGGAGCCGCCGCGATCGTCTTAGATGACTTTAGTTTGGCTAGTCATAAATTGAGCGGGGATTTAGCCTCTCTTGGTTCAGCAATCGCTTTTGCGGTTTATCTGATCATTATCGAACGACTGCAAAACCAATTTAACACTTCCTCGATTGTCTTATACACCTGTGGTTTAGGCAGTATTTTTCTGTTACCAATAGCTTTATTGAACCAAGAAACAATAATTCCTGATTCTTGGCATGGATGGTTATCCGTAATCGCCTTAGCCCTAATTTGTCAAATCATCGGGCAAAGTTTACTGGTTTCCAGCCTAAATTCTTTATCTTCCGAGCTTGTCGCTGTTTCTCTTTTATTAGAACCCATTCTCGCCGGCTTAGGAGCTTGGATTTTCTTTGCAGAAAGCTTGAGCCTATCGAACTGGGCCGGCTGTGTCATTGTCTTATTAGGACTGTATTTAGCTATTTCTAGCCCATCTGCCCTTAAAAAAGAGCTTTCATTTGAGGTGGACTAG
- a CDS encoding alpha/beta fold hydrolase produces the protein MSFLPRETENLIESTSITLAQQIQCQPIVTPLCPLPIATTYVNGGSGGTPILLLHGFDSSVLEFRRLLPPLAAQQETWALDLLGFGFTERVAGLSISPSAIKTHLYYFWKTLIGQPVILVGASMGGATAIDFTLTYPEVVEQLVLIDSAGMTKSPVIGKLMFPPFDSLATAFLSNPQVRQNISRAAYYDKSLANQDAQLCAALHLKCTGWSQALISFTKSGGYGCFSEQLPKIKQPTLILWGENDQILGIKDAARFQAALGNSRLIWLKNCGHVPHLEQPHITAQSILDFCHV, from the coding sequence ATGTCTTTCCTGCCTCGAGAAACTGAAAACCTGATAGAATCTACTTCCATTACTCTAGCTCAACAAATTCAATGTCAGCCGATTGTAACGCCTTTGTGCCCTCTACCGATTGCGACAACTTATGTTAACGGCGGCAGTGGCGGCACACCAATTTTACTGCTTCATGGTTTTGATAGCTCGGTTTTAGAATTTCGTCGGCTGTTACCCCCATTAGCGGCTCAACAAGAAACTTGGGCCCTGGATTTGTTAGGCTTTGGCTTTACAGAACGTGTGGCAGGACTTTCGATTTCTCCATCGGCGATTAAAACTCATCTGTATTATTTCTGGAAGACTCTCATTGGACAACCTGTAATTTTAGTGGGGGCTTCTATGGGAGGAGCAACGGCGATTGATTTTACTCTCACTTATCCTGAAGTAGTCGAGCAATTGGTTCTGATTGATAGTGCTGGTATGACGAAGAGCCCGGTCATTGGTAAGTTGATGTTTCCTCCTTTTGATTCTTTGGCTACGGCTTTTTTGAGTAATCCTCAAGTACGACAAAATATTAGTCGCGCGGCTTATTATGATAAAAGTTTGGCTAATCAAGATGCTCAACTCTGTGCTGCGCTACACTTGAAATGTACTGGCTGGAGTCAAGCCTTAATTTCTTTTACAAAAAGTGGCGGTTATGGTTGTTTTAGTGAACAACTCCCAAAGATTAAGCAGCCAACTTTGATTTTATGGGGTGAAAATGATCAAATCTTGGGAATAAAAGATGCTGCTCGTTTTCAAGCCGCCCTTGGCAATAGCCGCTTAATTTGGCTAAAAAATTGTGGCCATGTCCCTCATTTGGAACAGCCTCACATCACTGCTCAATCTATTCTCGATTTTTGCCATGTTTAA
- a CDS encoding alpha/beta hydrolase, producing the protein MFKLFFSPPVGFKLRLPLSGLMVGLLWFIAPVAEAAETIILKYSVLRESISVPELSNFVKTGELSSSLKAYLVLAKKNPEQLRQALTDPVKVDGVVLSQILNSFPGEFLLDQVSEVIHTPSKRSSRQALRSALVSSALPDNNVRLIEVLENYPTSEVNVEGDRLVDAYRSIDNIAKRLPKF; encoded by the coding sequence ATGTTTAAATTGTTCTTCTCTCCTCCTGTTGGCTTTAAGCTTCGCCTCCCTTTAAGCGGCTTGATGGTTGGCCTTTTATGGTTTATCGCACCTGTTGCTGAGGCTGCTGAAACGATCATTTTGAAATATAGTGTTTTACGAGAGTCTATTTCTGTGCCTGAATTGAGCAATTTTGTTAAAACCGGTGAACTCTCCTCGTCTTTAAAAGCTTATTTGGTGTTGGCTAAAAAAAATCCTGAGCAACTGCGACAAGCTTTAACTGATCCGGTTAAGGTGGATGGTGTGGTACTATCACAAATTCTCAATAGTTTCCCTGGAGAATTTTTACTCGATCAAGTTAGCGAGGTGATCCATACACCGAGTAAAAGATCTAGCCGTCAAGCTTTACGTAGCGCCTTGGTTAGTTCGGCTTTACCCGATAACAATGTTCGCTTAATTGAAGTATTGGAAAATTATCCCACTTCCGAAGTTAATGTAGAAGGGGATCGTTTGGTAGATGCTTATCGCAGTATTGATAATATTGCTAAACGTTTACCCAAATTTTAA
- a CDS encoding MgtC/SapB family protein, whose amino-acid sequence MFINHNDWLQITFRLTLALLVGCVIGVNRQKGGRPAGMRTFMLVSLGAALFVMMPLQAEGDSPYAATNALSRTIQGVTTGVGFIGAGLILQQSSPAIERPKVRGLTTAASIWIAAGLGAAIGCGLWETGLIGSLLTLITLSGVKRLKQGRLLAFKPPTVLKEQQLTDVAED is encoded by the coding sequence ATGTTTATCAACCACAATGACTGGCTACAGATTACTTTTCGGCTAACACTAGCTTTGCTGGTAGGTTGTGTCATCGGAGTTAATCGGCAGAAAGGAGGACGACCAGCCGGCATGAGAACCTTTATGTTAGTTAGTCTAGGAGCGGCTTTATTCGTGATGATGCCACTGCAAGCAGAAGGAGATAGCCCCTATGCCGCCACTAATGCCTTAAGTCGTACTATACAGGGAGTCACTACAGGAGTAGGCTTTATTGGCGCAGGACTGATTTTACAACAATCTTCTCCTGCTATAGAACGTCCTAAAGTGCGTGGTTTAACTACTGCCGCTTCCATTTGGATTGCAGCCGGATTAGGTGCTGCCATTGGCTGCGGTTTATGGGAAACCGGTTTAATTGGTTCTTTGTTAACTTTAATTACTCTCAGTGGTGTCAAGCGGCTTAAACAAGGGCGATTACTCGCCTTTAAACCACCTACTGTACTCAAGGAACAACAGTTGACTGATGTTGCAGAAGATTAG
- a CDS encoding DUF7219 family protein, translating to MKRNNKNSSPQKPMPSNLEFKVNIQEFYQKIIYISHLENKGQITPEEADQQIKFFWKPLKTSNKLHKIYKNKSNG from the coding sequence ATGAAAAGGAATAATAAAAACTCATCTCCTCAAAAACCCATGCCTTCTAATCTAGAGTTTAAGGTCAATATTCAAGAATTTTATCAGAAAATTATCTATATTTCTCATCTAGAAAACAAGGGGCAAATAACCCCTGAAGAAGCTGATCAACAAATCAAGTTTTTTTGGAAGCCGTTAAAAACTTCAAATAAGCTTCATAAAATTTATAAAAATAAGTCTAATGGCTAA
- a CDS encoding Crp/Fnr family transcriptional regulator, which produces MLEPVRTIELFQKAPSPMTFYAGQIIFREGDLGDVMYGIIEGEVQMWVNGKVIETLYSGDVFGTGALIHSDFQRTSTAIAVTDTQLGFLDRQRFLYAVHQTPMFSLQIMKSYSDRFRRLKSQASLNN; this is translated from the coding sequence ATGTTAGAACCGGTTAGAACAATAGAACTCTTTCAAAAAGCCCCTTCCCCTATGACCTTTTATGCAGGCCAGATCATCTTTAGAGAAGGAGACCTAGGGGATGTGATGTATGGGATTATTGAAGGAGAGGTGCAAATGTGGGTAAATGGAAAAGTGATAGAAACCCTTTATAGTGGCGATGTATTTGGCACAGGAGCCTTAATTCACTCAGATTTTCAGAGGACTTCTACAGCGATCGCCGTGACAGACACCCAATTAGGATTTTTAGACCGTCAGCGTTTTCTCTATGCTGTTCATCAAACACCGATGTTTTCGCTTCAGATCATGAAAAGCTACTCAGATCGTTTTCGCCGCTTAAAATCGCAGGCCAGTCTTAACAACTAA
- the ppsA gene encoding phosphoenolpyruvate synthase, with translation MVTTVRQDSANTSREQALILWFEEVGTKDVGLVGGKNSSLGEMIQQLMPKGINVPTGFATTAYAYRHFIESAGLEAKLRELFKDLDVNNVRNLQERGKRARSLILNTPFPEDLNNAITLAYRRLCERYGYDASVCDQLEAEDRQECEIQSQNVDVAVRSSATAEDLPEASFAGQQETYLNVQGVKAVLDSCHKCFASLFTDRAISYRQHNGFDHFAVALSVGVQKMVRSDLASSGVMFSIDTETGFKNAALITAAYGLGENVVQGAVNPDEYFVFKPTLKDGKRPILEKRLGSKAIKMVYDIGGSKLTKNVEVPEPERQKYCITDDEILTLGKWAIQIEEHYSNVRGTYTPMDIEWAKDGLTGDLFIVQARPETVQSQKADNVLKSYELKEHSKILTTGRSVGAAIGQGKAHVILNVSKINDFKPGEVLVTNRTDPDWEPIMKQASAIVTNQGGRTCHAAIIAREMGIPAIVGCGDATEAIKTGQEVTVCCSEGDEGHVFSGLLPYEIRETKLDDLPTTRTNILMNIGNPEQAFSLSNIPAEGVGLARLEFIIANHIKAHPLALIKFDELEDESVKAQIAQLTKLYEDKPQFFVDKLAHGVAMIAAAFYPKPVIVRMSDFKSNEYANLLGGSKFEPKEENPMIGWRGASRYYDPNYREAYALECKALKMVRDEMGLTNVIPMIPFCRTPDEGRRVLEEMAKHGLERGVNGLQVYVMCELPSNVILADEFSQVFDGFSIGSNDLTQLTLGLDRDSALVAHLFDERNEGVKRMVKLAIETAKANGRKIGICGQAPSDYPEFAKFLVELGIDSMSLNPDSVLKTILMVAEVEAGQQ, from the coding sequence ATGGTTACAACAGTTAGACAAGACTCAGCTAACACCTCTAGAGAACAAGCATTAATTTTATGGTTTGAAGAAGTAGGAACTAAAGATGTCGGCTTAGTTGGTGGGAAAAACTCTTCTTTAGGAGAAATGATTCAACAACTAATGCCCAAAGGAATTAATGTACCAACAGGTTTTGCGACCACAGCTTATGCTTATCGTCATTTTATAGAATCAGCCGGACTCGAAGCGAAATTACGAGAATTATTTAAGGACCTAGATGTAAATAATGTCAGGAACTTACAAGAAAGAGGAAAACGAGCAAGATCATTAATTCTCAATACCCCATTCCCAGAAGACCTCAACAACGCCATTACCCTTGCTTATCGGCGTTTATGTGAACGCTATGGCTATGATGCCAGTGTTTGTGATCAATTGGAAGCAGAAGACAGACAAGAATGTGAAATTCAAAGCCAAAACGTTGACGTAGCTGTTCGTTCCAGTGCCACAGCCGAAGATTTACCCGAAGCCAGTTTTGCAGGACAACAAGAAACCTATCTCAACGTTCAAGGGGTAAAAGCGGTTTTAGACTCTTGTCATAAATGTTTCGCTTCCCTATTTACTGATCGCGCCATCTCCTATCGGCAACACAATGGTTTTGATCACTTCGCGGTAGCACTCTCCGTAGGGGTTCAAAAAATGGTGCGTTCTGACTTGGCCTCGTCTGGTGTCATGTTCTCCATCGACACCGAAACCGGTTTTAAAAATGCGGCATTAATTACGGCGGCATACGGGTTAGGAGAAAACGTGGTACAAGGTGCAGTCAACCCTGATGAATATTTCGTCTTTAAACCCACTCTTAAAGATGGCAAGAGACCGATCCTAGAAAAGCGGCTCGGCAGTAAAGCGATCAAAATGGTCTATGACATCGGCGGTTCTAAACTCACCAAAAACGTTGAAGTACCCGAACCCGAGCGGCAAAAATATTGCATTACCGATGATGAAATACTAACCCTCGGTAAATGGGCCATTCAAATAGAAGAACACTATTCAAATGTACGTGGGACTTACACCCCGATGGACATTGAATGGGCAAAAGACGGTTTAACCGGAGACTTATTTATTGTACAAGCCCGACCCGAAACCGTACAATCTCAAAAAGCCGACAACGTTCTTAAATCTTATGAACTCAAAGAACACAGCAAGATATTAACAACAGGGCGGAGTGTGGGAGCAGCCATCGGTCAAGGTAAAGCTCACGTTATTCTTAACGTTTCTAAGATCAATGATTTTAAACCCGGGGAAGTTCTGGTTACCAACCGGACTGATCCAGACTGGGAACCGATCATGAAGCAAGCGAGTGCCATCGTCACTAACCAAGGAGGACGCACTTGTCATGCCGCTATCATTGCCCGAGAAATGGGTATTCCGGCCATTGTCGGTTGTGGGGATGCCACCGAAGCCATCAAAACGGGTCAAGAGGTAACCGTCTGCTGTTCTGAAGGGGATGAAGGGCACGTCTTTTCTGGCTTGCTGCCTTACGAAATACGGGAAACCAAGTTAGATGACTTGCCAACTACCCGTACTAATATCTTGATGAATATCGGCAACCCAGAGCAAGCATTTTCCTTATCGAATATTCCGGCTGAAGGCGTTGGGTTAGCCCGTTTAGAATTTATCATCGCCAACCACATCAAAGCGCACCCCTTAGCTTTAATTAAATTTGACGAGTTGGAAGATGAAAGCGTTAAAGCACAAATAGCCCAACTGACCAAACTCTATGAAGATAAACCTCAATTCTTCGTAGATAAATTGGCTCACGGTGTTGCTATGATCGCGGCGGCGTTCTATCCCAAACCGGTCATCGTGCGGATGTCTGATTTCAAATCTAACGAATATGCTAACCTCTTGGGCGGTAGTAAATTTGAACCCAAAGAAGAAAACCCGATGATTGGTTGGCGTGGTGCATCTCGTTACTATGACCCGAATTACCGTGAAGCTTATGCCTTAGAATGTAAGGCCCTCAAGATGGTACGCGATGAAATGGGTTTAACCAATGTTATACCAATGATTCCTTTCTGCCGCACTCCGGATGAAGGACGGCGGGTATTGGAAGAAATGGCTAAACATGGCTTAGAACGCGGTGTTAATGGTTTGCAAGTGTATGTCATGTGCGAACTGCCGAGTAATGTTATCCTGGCTGATGAGTTCTCTCAAGTGTTTGATGGTTTTTCTATTGGGTCAAATGACCTAACTCAGTTAACCTTGGGGTTAGACCGTGACTCTGCGTTAGTTGCTCACCTGTTCGACGAACGCAATGAAGGTGTCAAGCGGATGGTTAAATTGGCGATCGAAACAGCAAAGGCCAACGGACGGAAAATCGGGATTTGCGGACAAGCGCCGAGTGATTATCCTGAGTTTGCTAAGTTCCTCGTTGAACTCGGTATAGACTCGATGAGTTTGAATCCTGATTCTGTTCTCAAGACTATCCTAATGGTCGCTGAAGTTGAAGCCGGTCAGCAATAG